The following are from one region of the Quercus robur chromosome 1, dhQueRobu3.1, whole genome shotgun sequence genome:
- the LOC126714913 gene encoding GEM-like protein 4 — MKSSLQELVLGIPISSAAYKVDRSPIKGYLLDPASQYNNPSLKGSADTGLKRKNKAGKKGTTFAHGVREHVRIGPKITETVKGKLSLGARILRVGGVEKVFKRLFSVREGEKLLKASQCYLSTTAGPIAGLLFISTEKIAFCSERSIKISSSDGEMKRIHYKVLIPLTKIKRVNQSENLKRPSEKYMEIVTVDNFDFWFMGFFNYQKAFKYLQEAISQA; from the exons ATGAAATCCTCACTTCAGGAACTTGTTCTAGGAATACCAATCAGCTCAGCAGCATACAAAGTTGATAGGTCACCAATAAAGGGATACTTACTTGATCCTGCTAGCCAATACAACAATCCATCACTTAAAG GTAGTGCAGATACAGGGCTTAAAAGGAAGAACAAGGCAGGGAAAAAAGGAACCACTTTTGCACATGGAGTCCGAGAGCATG TGAGAATAGGGCCCAAAATCACTGAAACTGTGAAGGGGAAGTTGAGCTTGGGGGCTAGAATTCTTAGAGTAGGTGGTGTGGAGAAAGTCTTCAAGAGGTTATTCAGTGTTAGAGAAGGAGAAAAACTATTGAAAGCTTCCCAATGCTATTTATCAACCACAGCTGGTCCTATAGCTGGCCTACTCTTTATCTCCACAGAAAAGATTGCATTCTGCAGTGAGAGATCAATCAAAATCTCTTCTTCAGATGGCGAGATGAAAAGAATCCATTATAAG GTCTTGATTcctttaacaaaaataaagagagtcAACCAAAGTGAGAATTTGAAGAGACCTTCAGAAAAGTACATGGAAATAGTTACTGTCGATAATTTTGACTTCTGGTTTATGGGTTTCTTTAATTATCAGAAAGCTTTCAAGTATCTTCAGGAAGCAATTTCTCAAGCTTAG
- the LOC126714923 gene encoding GEM-like protein 4: MKSSLQELVLGIPISSAAYKVDRSPIKGYLPDPANQCNISSLKGSADTVLNRKNKSGKNGASFALGVREHVRIGPKITETVKGKLSLGARILKVGGVEKIFKRFFSVREGEKLMKASQCYLSTTAGPIAGLLFISTDKIAFCSERSIKISSPNGEMKRIHYKVMIPLKKIERVNQSENVKKPSEKYMEVVTVDNFDFWFMGFLNYQKAFKYLQEAISQA; this comes from the exons ATGAAATCCTCACTTCAGGAACTTGTTCTTGGAATACCAATAAGCTCGGCAGCATACAAAGTTGATAGGTCACCAATAAAGGGATACTTACCTGATCCTGCTAACCAATGCAATATTTCATCACTTAAAG GTAGTGCAGATACAGTGCTTAATAGAAAGAACAAGTCGGGGAAAAATGGAGCCAGTTTTGCACTTGGAGTCCGAGAACATG TGAGAATAGGGCCCAAAATCACTGAAACTGTGAAGGGGAAGTTGAGCTTGGGGGCTAGAATTCTTAAAGTAGGTGGTGTGGAGAAAATATTCAAGCGGTTTTTCAGTGTTAGAGAAGGAGAGAAGTTAATGAAGGCTTCCCAATGCTATTTATCAACCACAGCTGGTCCTATAGCAGGCCTCCTCTTTATTTCCACAGATAAGATTGCATTCTGCAGTGAGAGATCAATCAAAATCTCTTCTCCAAATGGCGAGATGAAAAGAATCCATTATAAG GTCATGATTCCACttaagaaaatagagagagtgaACCAAAGTGAGAATGTAAAGAAGCCATCAGAAAAGTACATGGAAGTAGTTACTGTTGATAATTTTGACTTCTGGTTTATGGGCTtcttaaattatcaaaaagctTTCAAGTATCTTCAGGAAGCAATTTCTCAAGCTTAG